Proteins encoded together in one Chitinophaga sp. LS1 window:
- a CDS encoding TonB-dependent receptor, which translates to MFTALQVHGKAQNVTISERNVPLEKLLMDLKEQSGYNFLYNAPMLASARPVSISVTNSPIDEVLRLCFKDQPLDYVIKQKTIIIRQKDKPATPPAPPADITISGRVTNDANEALPGVSIGIKGTSRGTTSDANGNFILHVRSENDTLVFTFIGFSAREVVVGNRTRIDIKLSAENKSLGEVVVVGYGQQTKATVTGAVAAIKSADIVRTKNENVTNMLTGKLAGVRIVQKSSEPGTFNNTFDIRGMGDALIIIDGIPRDNMSRLNPDDVESISVLKDASAAVYGVRAANGVVLITTKKGKAGTNVINYNANFGIQTPIGSPKSTSAADWMTLANEKSMHNQNGGTLRYSLDEVEAYRNGTKQGTDWYKAVIRPSAPMSQHNLSTSGGSDRVQYYASLGYLSQESFLRSNSNSYKRYNLRSNVTGRITDRLKADFQLNGIFDESNKNYESTDWIIRSMERSAAIQPIYSNDNHDYLQVGSVDGSNPVAMADANQSGYRKYGNKWFQSNVSLEYDVPGITGLRAKGMFGYDYQLLDNKIYKKQYNLYNYDDATESYNATTNQSPSNIRREFYTKQSILTQFSLNYMRTFNEVHNVSVLALVEGQHRQGDNIFAARDLSLALDQLSAGNSDNQQGSMSTNSADLYDYANIGYVGKANYNYKGKYLAEFGFRYDGSSRFDAAHRWGFFPSGSVGWRFTDENFWKNLDVKFIDNAKFRASYGVLGDDNASTYQYLNGYTYPAGGDNNNLPGGSVFDGTYVNSSVSTGIANKNITWYTAKTFDVGLDLNTKNGMFGLIVDYFQRKRSGLLATRSVSLPSVVGAALPQENLNGDMTRGIDIEVTHHYKIGEVSYNVRGTFGFTRTQYTYQEVGKYGNNYNEWRSNNNNRYSDMVWGFKGIGQFQSYEEIANSKVKYDQGTLPGDYKYEDTNGDGIISDLDLQPISYSGRPMFSYGLTLDASWKGFDLAMLFQGAAKVYVNYVEILAEPIWGSNYSNALEMFMDRWHPQDPTANPYDPNTKWVKGKYAYTGTVARGNSTFSYFNASYLRLKTVELGYTLPVSLLKRAGIKGARVYCNIYNAHTWSSMKFIDPEHPADSYGNVYPLNRTYNMGFTINL; encoded by the coding sequence ATGTTCACCGCCCTTCAGGTACATGGTAAGGCACAAAATGTGACCATATCGGAGCGCAATGTGCCGCTGGAAAAACTCCTGATGGACCTGAAAGAACAAAGCGGTTACAATTTTCTCTATAACGCACCCATGCTCGCCAGCGCACGCCCAGTAAGCATTTCAGTGACCAACTCTCCGATCGATGAGGTGCTGCGCCTTTGCTTCAAAGACCAGCCACTTGATTATGTGATCAAGCAGAAAACCATCATCATCAGACAAAAAGATAAACCTGCTACGCCTCCTGCTCCTCCTGCCGATATCACCATCAGCGGTAGAGTGACCAACGATGCCAACGAAGCATTGCCCGGCGTAAGCATTGGTATCAAAGGGACTTCCAGAGGCACCACCTCCGATGCCAACGGGAACTTCATTCTCCATGTGCGTAGTGAAAACGATACACTGGTATTTACTTTCATCGGCTTCTCTGCCAGAGAAGTAGTGGTAGGCAACCGTACCCGTATCGATATTAAATTATCTGCTGAAAACAAGTCCCTGGGGGAAGTGGTAGTGGTAGGTTACGGTCAGCAAACAAAAGCAACCGTAACAGGTGCGGTAGCTGCCATTAAAAGCGCTGACATCGTCCGCACCAAAAACGAAAACGTAACCAACATGCTGACAGGTAAACTGGCCGGCGTACGTATCGTACAGAAATCTTCCGAACCCGGTACCTTCAACAATACCTTCGATATTCGTGGCATGGGCGATGCGTTGATCATTATCGATGGTATCCCCCGCGATAACATGTCCCGCCTGAACCCTGACGATGTGGAAAGCATCTCTGTGCTGAAAGACGCGTCTGCAGCGGTATACGGGGTACGCGCGGCAAACGGCGTGGTGCTCATCACAACTAAAAAAGGAAAGGCGGGTACCAACGTCATCAACTACAACGCTAACTTCGGTATTCAAACCCCGATCGGCTCTCCGAAAAGCACCAGCGCTGCCGACTGGATGACCCTCGCAAATGAGAAATCCATGCATAACCAGAACGGTGGTACACTCCGCTACTCCCTCGACGAAGTAGAAGCCTACAGAAACGGTACCAAACAAGGTACTGACTGGTACAAAGCCGTAATCAGGCCATCTGCACCTATGTCTCAGCACAACCTGAGCACCAGTGGCGGTTCTGACAGGGTACAGTACTATGCATCTCTCGGTTACCTTTCTCAGGAATCTTTCCTGCGGAGTAACAGCAACAGCTACAAACGTTACAACTTACGCTCTAACGTAACAGGCCGGATCACTGATCGTTTGAAAGCTGACTTCCAGCTGAACGGTATCTTCGACGAGTCCAACAAGAACTACGAATCCACCGACTGGATCATCCGCTCTATGGAAAGATCTGCTGCTATTCAGCCAATTTATTCCAATGACAATCACGACTACCTGCAGGTTGGTTCTGTAGACGGTTCCAACCCTGTAGCCATGGCAGACGCTAACCAGTCTGGTTACAGAAAATATGGCAACAAATGGTTCCAGTCTAACGTGAGCCTGGAATACGATGTTCCCGGCATCACAGGTCTGCGTGCAAAAGGTATGTTCGGTTACGACTATCAGTTACTCGACAACAAGATCTATAAAAAACAATACAACCTCTACAACTACGATGACGCGACCGAATCTTATAACGCAACTACCAACCAGAGTCCCAGCAACATCCGCAGGGAATTCTATACCAAGCAATCCATCCTTACTCAGTTCTCACTGAACTACATGCGTACCTTCAACGAAGTGCATAATGTGAGCGTCCTTGCTTTGGTAGAAGGTCAGCACCGTCAGGGAGATAACATCTTTGCAGCCCGTGATCTTTCTCTGGCACTGGATCAGCTCTCCGCAGGTAACAGTGATAACCAGCAGGGTAGCATGTCTACCAACAGCGCTGACCTGTATGACTATGCAAACATTGGTTATGTAGGTAAGGCTAACTATAACTACAAAGGCAAGTACCTCGCAGAGTTCGGGTTCCGTTATGATGGTTCCTCCCGCTTTGATGCTGCTCACCGCTGGGGCTTCTTCCCTTCTGGTTCCGTGGGTTGGCGCTTTACAGATGAAAACTTCTGGAAAAACCTGGATGTAAAATTCATCGACAACGCCAAGTTCCGTGCATCATATGGTGTGCTGGGTGATGACAACGCTTCTACCTATCAATACCTGAATGGTTACACATATCCTGCAGGTGGCGATAATAACAACCTCCCAGGTGGTTCTGTATTCGATGGTACTTATGTGAACAGCTCTGTAAGTACTGGTATCGCGAACAAAAATATTACATGGTATACTGCGAAAACATTTGACGTAGGCCTGGACCTCAATACCAAAAACGGTATGTTCGGTTTGATCGTAGACTACTTCCAGCGTAAGCGTAGTGGCTTGCTGGCCACCCGCAGTGTAAGTCTGCCTTCAGTCGTAGGCGCTGCACTGCCTCAGGAAAACCTGAATGGCGATATGACCCGTGGTATCGATATCGAAGTCACACATCACTACAAAATTGGTGAAGTGAGCTATAATGTAAGAGGTACTTTCGGTTTCACCCGCACACAATATACTTATCAGGAAGTAGGTAAATATGGTAACAATTACAACGAATGGAGAAGCAATAACAACAACCGCTACTCTGATATGGTATGGGGTTTCAAAGGCATTGGCCAGTTCCAGAGCTACGAAGAAATAGCCAATAGCAAAGTGAAATATGACCAGGGTACACTGCCCGGCGACTATAAATACGAAGATACCAATGGTGACGGCATCATCTCTGACCTTGACTTACAGCCTATCAGCTATAGCGGCAGACCGATGTTCTCCTATGGCCTGACACTGGATGCGAGCTGGAAAGGATTTGACCTGGCTATGCTGTTCCAGGGTGCTGCCAAAGTATATGTAAACTATGTTGAGATCTTAGCAGAGCCTATCTGGGGATCCAATTATTCCAACGCACTTGAAATGTTTATGGACAGATGGCATCCTCAGGATCCAACTGCCAACCCTTACGATCCTAATACTAAATGGGTGAAAGGTAAATACGCTTACACAGGCACCGTGGCAAGAGGCAACTCTACATTCTCTTATTTCAATGCCAGCTACCTCCGTCTGAAAACGGTTGAGTTAGGCTACACCTTACCGGTATCCCTGCTGAAACGTGCAGGTATCAAAGGTGCGAGAGTGTATTGCAACATCTACAACGCCCACACCTGGTCAAGCATGAAATTCATTGATCCGGAACATCCTGCTGACAGTTATGGTAACGTATATCCGCTGAACCGTACCTACAACATGGGCTTCACCATCAATCTTTAA
- a CDS encoding family 20 glycosylhydrolase, translating into MLKKSALALGVLLLFQVARAQDAAPSRYGIIPYPQQLVPQAGEFVITAKTKLVVPSGKAFSNEAAQLQALIKQGLGQALPAGTKAGAGSIVLTQNDQLEGEEDYTLQISTQEIQIGAKTPTGMFRAIQTLRQLMPVSVEGATTKLAKIAIPAAEITDHPVYGWRGMHLDVSRHFFSIDYLKKFINVLALYKMNKLHLHLTDDQGWRIEIKKYPLLTEKGAWREWNNQDSACMEKAKTNPDMAIDASHIIHKDGKTLYGGFYTQAQMKDLIAYAAARHIEIIPEIDMPGHMMAAIREYPFLSCQGGVKWGKLFTTPICPCKETTFEFAENVFTEIAALFPSQYIHLGADEVDKSTWEHFDGVKDFMKEHNIKDVDELQSYFVKRMEKFFNSKGKKLIGWDEILEGGVSPTAVVMYWRSWVPSAPVHAAKNGNYVIMTPGNPLYFDGIPDRNSIANVYHFEPVPKGLTAEEGRYIIGAQANIWTEMIPSENRADFMYMPRMTALAEVLWTHKSDFDGYSQRLMAQYKRLDKMKVHYRMPDLDGFTEENVFVGKTKLAIAKPSPEMTIRYTTDGTAPTVKSPELPADYIIPGKISLRIAAFKPDGVHGEIYTLNYKPQSFFKPTEVIGLQQGLKLNYFDGSFKSVTTLKDTPDSSGYVNNVIMPDSMGHGGKPFAATLKGFINVPETAIYSFFLTADDGANLYIDGEKVVDNDGWHAPLQKSGQIALQKGLHPIEVKFVEGGGGYTLKLEYRVNGGKIGRLPDEWLQVAK; encoded by the coding sequence ATGTTGAAAAAAAGTGCACTGGCACTGGGTGTATTGTTACTCTTTCAGGTAGCACGTGCCCAGGATGCAGCACCATCCCGTTACGGAATCATTCCTTATCCGCAACAGTTGGTGCCACAGGCTGGAGAATTTGTCATTACCGCAAAAACGAAATTGGTTGTTCCTTCCGGAAAAGCTTTCAGCAATGAGGCGGCACAGTTACAGGCACTCATCAAACAGGGCTTAGGTCAGGCATTGCCTGCAGGCACCAAAGCAGGTGCGGGTTCCATTGTATTGACACAGAACGATCAGCTGGAAGGCGAAGAAGATTACACTTTGCAGATCAGCACGCAGGAAATTCAGATAGGTGCAAAAACGCCTACCGGTATGTTCCGCGCGATCCAGACCCTGCGTCAGCTGATGCCGGTATCAGTAGAAGGTGCTACCACCAAACTGGCGAAGATCGCCATCCCTGCTGCGGAGATCACCGACCACCCTGTATATGGCTGGCGTGGTATGCACCTGGATGTGTCCCGTCACTTTTTCTCAATCGACTATCTGAAAAAATTCATCAACGTACTCGCCTTGTACAAGATGAATAAATTACACCTGCACCTGACAGATGATCAGGGTTGGCGTATTGAAATCAAAAAATATCCTTTGCTGACAGAAAAGGGTGCATGGCGTGAATGGAACAACCAGGATTCTGCCTGTATGGAGAAAGCCAAAACCAATCCGGATATGGCGATCGACGCTTCTCACATTATTCACAAAGATGGCAAAACTCTGTACGGCGGCTTCTATACACAGGCCCAGATGAAAGACCTGATTGCTTATGCAGCAGCACGTCATATCGAAATCATCCCTGAAATCGATATGCCGGGTCATATGATGGCGGCTATCAGGGAGTATCCTTTCCTGAGTTGTCAGGGTGGTGTGAAATGGGGTAAATTGTTTACCACGCCTATTTGCCCTTGCAAAGAAACGACCTTCGAATTTGCAGAGAATGTATTTACTGAAATTGCGGCATTGTTCCCATCTCAATACATTCACCTGGGTGCGGACGAAGTGGACAAGTCTACCTGGGAGCACTTTGACGGTGTAAAGGATTTCATGAAAGAACACAATATCAAAGATGTTGATGAACTGCAGAGCTACTTTGTGAAGAGAATGGAAAAGTTCTTTAATTCCAAAGGGAAGAAGCTGATTGGCTGGGACGAGATCCTGGAAGGTGGAGTGAGTCCTACGGCAGTCGTGATGTATTGGAGAAGCTGGGTACCTTCAGCACCAGTGCATGCGGCTAAGAACGGGAATTATGTGATCATGACGCCGGGTAATCCTTTGTATTTTGATGGTATTCCTGACAGGAACTCTATCGCTAACGTGTATCATTTTGAGCCGGTTCCAAAGGGGTTGACAGCCGAAGAAGGCCGTTACATCATTGGTGCGCAGGCGAATATCTGGACGGAGATGATCCCTTCTGAAAATCGTGCAGACTTTATGTATATGCCACGTATGACAGCGCTGGCAGAGGTATTATGGACACATAAATCCGATTTTGACGGGTATTCTCAGCGTCTGATGGCGCAGTATAAGCGTCTGGACAAGATGAAGGTACACTACCGTATGCCAGATCTGGATGGGTTTACAGAAGAAAATGTATTTGTAGGAAAGACCAAACTTGCAATCGCGAAGCCTTCTCCTGAGATGACGATCCGTTATACGACAGATGGTACGGCGCCGACAGTAAAGTCTCCTGAATTGCCCGCTGATTATATTATTCCGGGTAAGATTTCCCTGCGTATTGCGGCGTTTAAGCCAGATGGTGTGCATGGAGAGATATATACTTTGAACTATAAACCACAATCATTCTTCAAACCGACTGAAGTGATTGGTTTGCAGCAGGGATTGAAGCTGAATTATTTCGATGGATCATTTAAGAGTGTGACGACACTGAAAGATACTCCTGATAGCAGCGGGTATGTAAACAATGTGATCATGCCTGATAGTATGGGGCATGGTGGCAAGCCATTTGCCGCGACGCTGAAAGGCTTTATCAATGTTCCTGAGACGGCGATATATAGTTTCTTCCTGACGGCGGATGATGGTGCGAACCTTTATATAGATGGTGAGAAGGTAGTGGATAATGATGGCTGGCATGCGCCGTTGCAAAAGAGCGGACAGATTGCGCTGCAAAAGGGTTTGCATCCGATCGAGGT
- a CDS encoding FecR family protein — protein sequence MSPREFFLLYEKLLSGTITAEEKLRLQEYTDQMEAEEHPWQAEMGDKTEIENELHALLEQEIKPKKRTGIRTLTTILTAAAAFTGLFILLSSIYKNNPTLPPSTLKNLASNKVTPGCNKAILTLADGSSITLDSAGAGSLTTKNGVIIKQVQNGLIEYNDKTGSSATSWSTIATPTGGQYQIVLEDGTKAWLNATSSLRFPTTFRNNERTVEISGEVYFEIATNESKPFKVNFDGNTITVLGTHFNVMAYKDEAKSKVTLLQGAVKVNNHSGEQLLKPGMQAQMTDSNTRITTCKANLEEVIAWKNGYFTFDHENIQSIMRKLARWYDVRVNYQGDMNGKIFSGTISRFDNISEVLSMIELTGTIHFRIQGRELTVLP from the coding sequence ATGAGTCCACGGGAATTCTTTTTGCTATACGAAAAACTGTTATCAGGCACAATCACAGCCGAAGAAAAACTACGACTACAGGAATATACCGACCAAATGGAAGCGGAAGAACACCCCTGGCAAGCTGAAATGGGTGACAAAACCGAAATAGAAAACGAATTACACGCACTGCTCGAACAGGAGATCAAACCTAAAAAACGAACCGGCATCAGGACACTGACCACTATTCTCACAGCTGCTGCTGCTTTTACCGGCCTCTTCATCCTACTTTCATCCATCTATAAAAACAATCCAACCCTGCCGCCATCAACGCTAAAAAACCTTGCATCCAACAAGGTGACGCCCGGCTGCAATAAGGCTATCCTGACCCTCGCAGACGGCTCCTCTATCACGCTGGACAGCGCAGGGGCAGGTTCCCTGACCACAAAAAACGGTGTAATCATTAAACAGGTTCAAAATGGACTCATAGAATATAACGACAAAACTGGCAGTAGCGCCACCTCCTGGAGCACGATCGCCACCCCTACCGGTGGACAATACCAGATCGTACTCGAAGACGGTACCAAAGCATGGCTCAACGCCACTTCCTCCCTTCGATTCCCAACTACCTTCAGGAACAATGAAAGGACAGTGGAAATAAGCGGGGAAGTATATTTTGAAATTGCAACAAACGAATCCAAACCATTTAAGGTAAACTTCGACGGCAACACCATTACAGTACTGGGCACACACTTCAACGTCATGGCTTACAAAGACGAGGCGAAAAGTAAAGTGACCCTGCTGCAAGGCGCTGTCAAAGTGAACAACCACTCAGGCGAACAATTACTGAAACCGGGTATGCAGGCACAAATGACTGACTCAAACACCCGGATCACCACCTGCAAAGCAAACTTAGAAGAAGTCATAGCCTGGAAAAACGGCTACTTTACTTTTGACCATGAAAACATACAAAGCATTATGCGAAAACTTGCACGCTGGTATGACGTAAGGGTAAATTACCAAGGTGATATGAACGGAAAGATCTTTTCCGGCACTATTTCACGTTTTGATAATATTTCGGAAGTACTCAGCATGATCGAACTCACCGGCACCATCCACTTCAGGATTCAGGGAAGGGAGCTGACGGTGTTACCTTAA
- a CDS encoding RNA polymerase sigma factor — protein sequence MCLGHLSDHELWESILKGDQVAFSYFFKKHWQSVYTTVFFHLKDREVSKEITHDIFLNIWLKREQLEILSFSAYLKAAGRYHVYKHLKKEKVKPLSFNEDIGQLDDYAVQNEGYQQLSRQELEDSVEEFVRRLPKRCREVFLLSRQEHLSNDQIAGKLGISKRTVENQITYALHHLRTMLKVISIFLF from the coding sequence ATGTGCTTAGGCCATTTATCAGACCATGAACTTTGGGAGTCCATATTAAAGGGGGATCAGGTTGCTTTTTCTTACTTCTTTAAGAAGCATTGGCAGTCTGTATACACAACTGTATTTTTCCATTTAAAGGACAGGGAAGTCAGTAAAGAAATCACCCACGACATTTTCCTGAATATCTGGTTAAAGAGAGAACAATTAGAAATACTTTCTTTCTCGGCGTATTTAAAGGCGGCGGGGCGGTATCATGTGTACAAACATTTGAAGAAGGAGAAGGTGAAGCCATTGTCGTTTAATGAGGATATCGGGCAGTTGGATGATTATGCTGTTCAGAATGAGGGGTATCAGCAGTTGTCGCGACAGGAACTGGAGGATAGTGTGGAGGAGTTTGTGCGGAGGTTGCCGAAGCGGTGCAGGGAGGTGTTTTTACTGAGCAGACAGGAACATTTGTCGAACGACCAGATAGCGGGGAAGTTAGGAATTTCGAAGAGGACGGTTGAGAATCAGATTACCTATGCATTGCATCATTTGAGGACGATGCTGAAGGTGATATCTATATTTTTGTTTTAG
- a CDS encoding glycoside hydrolase family 127 protein, protein MKIKTLIIATTGFCSTLQAQVKKDYPIQPVAFTQVKVSDNFWAPKIRVNAEVTIPYTLEQCRKTGRIDNFRRAAHTIPGDSMTEYTFDDTDLYKVIEGASYGLQVKKNPELEKYLDSLIAIIGAAQEKDGYLYTFRTVHSAHPHPWMGTKRWEMEEDLSHELYNAGHLYEAAVAHYQATGKKTLLNIAIKNADLLVKTFGYGKEEKWPGHQIVETGLTKLYRVTGDTAYLHLAKFFLDVRGPGSPYSGEYNQSFTKVVDQHEAKGHAVRATYMYTGMADVAALTGDQQYLHAIDDIWNDVVDKKLYITGGIGATGNGEAFGQAYELPNMSAYAETCAAIANVYWNSRMFLLHGDAKYIDVLERTLYNGLLSGVSLSGDRFFYPNPLASMGQHQRSAWFGCACCISNMTRFLPSMPGYIYAQNQNNLYINLFAGNTASIKLPVGAVQITQTTNYPWDGQVDIAVAPAKAANFALHIRIPEWAKGSPVPGNLYYDADSASLPKLAILLNGKPATYKMEKGFAVITRNWKAGDKIRLDFPMSVQKIMANDQVVADRKRFALERGPIMYCLEGPDNKDATVQNIVVDKNATVNAVYKPDMLNGVTVLQMNGSSSSRQLNSDQLITSTQTVTAIPYYAWANRGPGEMAVWIPFEASAARPKPAPTIASKAKVSAGIKNKRMFMALNDQYDPLDSHDNSSLYLHWWPKQDTLEWVQYDFDQAYTISSSKVYWYDDGPFGGCRIPVSWKLYYKKGDEWIPVVNKTPYEIAKDKYNSVTFEPVNTTALRLEVQLPKDNSSGIHEWSVQ, encoded by the coding sequence ATGAAGATAAAGACACTCATCATCGCAACGACTGGATTTTGTAGCACCCTCCAGGCACAGGTGAAAAAAGATTATCCCATACAGCCTGTGGCCTTCACACAGGTAAAGGTCTCCGACAATTTCTGGGCACCCAAGATCAGGGTGAATGCAGAAGTAACGATTCCCTATACCCTGGAACAATGTCGCAAGACAGGCCGCATCGACAATTTCAGACGTGCCGCCCATACCATTCCCGGCGATTCTATGACGGAATATACATTTGACGATACGGATCTGTACAAAGTGATTGAAGGAGCTTCGTATGGTTTGCAGGTGAAAAAGAACCCCGAACTGGAAAAGTACCTCGATTCACTGATTGCTATTATCGGCGCTGCACAGGAAAAAGATGGTTATTTATATACTTTCCGTACCGTACACTCCGCGCATCCGCATCCATGGATGGGCACGAAGAGATGGGAAATGGAAGAAGACCTGAGTCATGAACTGTACAATGCCGGTCATCTGTACGAGGCCGCTGTGGCACATTATCAGGCTACTGGCAAAAAGACATTATTGAATATTGCTATCAAAAACGCAGACCTGCTGGTGAAAACTTTCGGCTATGGCAAAGAAGAAAAATGGCCCGGCCACCAGATCGTAGAAACAGGTCTGACAAAATTATACCGTGTCACCGGCGATACTGCCTATCTGCATCTGGCAAAGTTCTTCCTCGATGTACGAGGTCCCGGATCTCCATATAGCGGTGAATACAACCAGTCTTTTACAAAAGTAGTAGATCAGCACGAAGCCAAAGGTCATGCCGTAAGAGCTACCTATATGTACACCGGCATGGCAGATGTAGCTGCACTCACAGGTGATCAGCAATACCTGCATGCCATCGATGATATCTGGAATGATGTGGTAGATAAAAAGCTCTACATTACCGGAGGCATTGGTGCTACCGGCAATGGCGAAGCATTTGGACAGGCATACGAACTTCCAAATATGAGTGCTTATGCTGAGACCTGCGCTGCTATCGCGAACGTATACTGGAATAGCAGGATGTTCCTGCTGCATGGCGATGCGAAATATATCGATGTACTGGAACGTACTTTATACAATGGATTATTATCTGGTGTATCTCTTTCAGGAGATCGGTTCTTTTATCCGAATCCATTAGCGTCTATGGGACAGCATCAAAGAAGTGCGTGGTTTGGTTGTGCCTGTTGTATTTCAAATATGACGCGATTCCTACCTTCTATGCCCGGATATATTTACGCCCAGAACCAAAACAATCTCTATATAAATCTCTTTGCTGGTAATACAGCTTCTATTAAATTACCGGTTGGTGCTGTTCAGATCACACAAACCACCAATTACCCATGGGATGGACAGGTCGATATTGCAGTGGCACCTGCCAAAGCAGCGAACTTTGCACTGCATATCCGTATTCCTGAATGGGCAAAAGGCTCCCCTGTACCGGGCAACTTATATTACGATGCAGATAGTGCCAGTCTGCCTAAACTGGCCATCCTGCTAAATGGTAAACCTGCTACTTACAAAATGGAAAAAGGGTTTGCTGTCATTACCCGTAACTGGAAAGCAGGTGATAAAATAAGACTTGACTTTCCCATGAGCGTACAAAAGATTATGGCCAACGATCAGGTAGTTGCTGATAGAAAACGATTCGCCCTGGAACGTGGTCCTATCATGTATTGCCTGGAAGGCCCGGATAATAAAGATGCCACTGTACAAAATATTGTCGTAGATAAAAATGCTACTGTGAATGCTGTTTATAAACCTGATATGCTGAACGGTGTAACCGTATTACAGATGAATGGTAGCTCTTCCAGCCGGCAGTTAAACAGCGATCAACTCATTACATCCACTCAAACAGTAACAGCTATTCCATACTACGCATGGGCAAATCGTGGTCCCGGTGAAATGGCTGTATGGATTCCTTTCGAAGCCTCTGCGGCAAGACCAAAGCCAGCTCCAACCATTGCCTCCAAAGCAAAAGTAAGTGCGGGCATAAAAAACAAACGGATGTTCATGGCACTGAATGATCAGTACGATCCACTGGATTCTCATGACAACAGTTCACTCTATCTACATTGGTGGCCAAAACAGGATACGCTGGAATGGGTGCAGTACGATTTCGATCAGGCGTATACAATTTCCAGTTCTAAAGTATACTGGTATGATGACGGACCTTTTGGTGGATGTCGTATTCCTGTATCCTGGAAACTCTATTATAAAAAAGGTGATGAATGGATACCTGTCGTAAATAAAACACCTTACGAAATAGCAAAAGACAAATACAATAGCGTAACTTTTGAACCTGTGAACACTACCGCCTTAAGGCTGGAAGTACAGTTGCCAAAAGACAATTCATCAGGTATTCATGAATGGAGTGTACAATGA
- a CDS encoding pseudouridine synthase, whose protein sequence is MDRYFIINKPYDMVSQFVSPDKVHLLGELDYDFPEGIHAVGRLDNHSEGLLILTTNKKVTRLLFESDTPHKRTYLVMVNKVMSAEALEKLRTGVTIRIKGGVDYVTPPCDVQVVEKPANVGPRAHDLKEYLPRTWITITLTEGKFHQVRKMTSAVGHQTKRLIRISIEDLLLGDLQPGEVQEMEEERFFRLLNIVNVAI, encoded by the coding sequence ATGGATCGTTATTTCATTATTAACAAGCCTTACGACATGGTGTCGCAGTTCGTGAGCCCTGACAAAGTTCATCTTTTGGGCGAACTGGATTATGATTTTCCCGAAGGCATTCATGCTGTGGGCAGACTCGACAACCATTCCGAAGGATTGCTTATTCTTACAACCAATAAAAAAGTCACCCGGTTATTATTTGAAAGCGATACACCACACAAGCGTACTTATCTCGTGATGGTCAATAAGGTGATGAGTGCTGAGGCGCTAGAGAAATTGCGTACCGGTGTGACCATTCGTATTAAAGGGGGTGTGGATTACGTAACGCCGCCCTGTGATGTGCAGGTAGTAGAAAAGCCGGCGAATGTAGGGCCAAGGGCGCATGATCTGAAGGAGTACCTGCCAAGGACGTGGATTACGATCACGCTGACGGAGGGCAAGTTTCACCAGGTGAGGAAGATGACGTCAGCAGTGGGGCATCAGACGAAAAGGCTGATACGGATCTCTATAGAAGATCTGTTGTTGGGAGATTTGCAGCCGGGGGAGGTACAGGAGATGGAAGAGGAAAGGTTCTTCCGGTTATTGAATATTGTGAATGTAGCGATATAG